The nucleotide window TCGGAAAAACACTTCGGGGGTGAAGTGATGGATCCATGGTCTATTCAACAAGCGCAAAAATCCCTGGAACAGTTGGAGCAATGCCAGGGGCTTCGCTGTGTGTATGACTTCTTTGCCAAAGATCTTTCGAAGAATTCGCGCGAAGAAATTTATATCTTCATCAAGGATAACGGTCCCGCAAAAGTTTCCAAAGCTTGTGAAGCGAAAGAGAAGCCACGCCGAATGACAGCCAACGAAATCTGCTTTTCGGTGACTTTAAAAAAATTGGGGGATGTGCAAATTCTTTGGCGCAATGAAGAGGGGCAGTGGAAACTAAGTAATGCCTCCAAGCGAAAAGCGTCAGACTAGAAGTTGGCATTCGACAGCCCTTTGAAAGTCGAAATAATTTATCCAGCGTAATCTTACTCGGTATCTTTGGCCGGATCATTTTCACCTTTAGATTTTTATTCTGTAAGCTTCTTGAAGTTGGTCGTGACAGCGGTAAAACGCGAGTGGAGAAGTTTCAGGCCACAGCTCTATGATCAGATACATGAAAAAGCTAATTCAATTGATCACGGTGGCGATGGGTGTATTTATGATTTTAAAAGGCGCATATGCAGCTGACGGAACGTACAGCATGCGGTTTAAAGAAGTCGGGCTGGAGCAGCTTTCTACAGACCTGATTATTCATGATCGCGATGGCGAACCGGAATCCAAAGAAGTGAAAGTCGGTTGGACTGAGGACCTCAAGATTGTCAAATCACACTGTAAGGTCTCGGGTCTTCTCGCCATGGATGATGTCACAGGACAAATTCAAAAAGATATGCAAGCTCAAGCAAATCTACTTTGGTCATTCTAAAGATGGTCCTTCTAAAGAATTGTGTAATTCAAATTTGAGAGTCTAGGACTTCTGGCGCTTTCTGCTTGTCCTAGGCGACTCATGCTAGAATGAGGAACAGAACGGAGGCAGTTATGAGATTTGCATTATTGATGCTTCTCTGTTTTGCTCCTCAATTAGGTTTTTCTGCCGCTAGCGATGTCCAAAATATGTCAACTTATGATCCGGCGGTGGAACTGCGAAGAGCGCCAGCATCGAGCACCCGCAGCCCCAATTTGAAAGCCTGCTCCTATTATGCTGAAGGTTCGAGAGTCACAGATATCACACGTCTGCAAATGCGACGTCTGTCTTGCGAAGAGAATCAATCTCGAGATATCAAATTGCCCGATCGTCCCGAATCCGATGTGTACAGAGTCGGAGAGCCATTTGATGTGCCAAAACGAAATTAGTTCTAGCTTTCCATTTTAGTTTTAATTTTTTTAAGAACACGGGCTTCCATCTGACGAACTGCTTCGCGGGTGATGCCGTGTTTTTCGCCAATTTCCTGCAGGGTCAAAGGCTCATCATTCAGAATTCTTTCATCCAGAATGATTTTCTCTCGCTCAGAAAGTTCCGGGCGGATTTCTTCGAGTTTCTCTTTGAGGATCGCCAGTTGCTCTTGTCTTGCCAGTTGTTCATCCAAGGGTTGGTCAGAGAAGTCTTTTTGCATTTCGCCAAGGCTGGTGCCGGATTCATCGTCAACGGGACGATCCAAGCTGACGTCACGGCCTGACATACGCATTGCCATATCGCGAACTTCATCTTCAGGAATTCCCAATCGATCACTGATCAGAGCCAAGCTGGGCTCGATGCCCATGGCATCAAGAGCTTCTTTTTCTTTTTGCAACTGATAGAAAAGTTTTCTTTGGTTCTGGGTTGTCCCGATGCGAACCATGGAGTACTGACGCATGAGGTACTCTTGAATATAACCGCGAATCCACCAGACGGCATAGGTGATCAAACGTGCCCCTTTATAGGGGTTGAATTCACGAACGGCATGCATCAAACCGACATTTCCTTCTTGAATCAGGTCAATCATCTTGGCGCCGAATTTAGAATACTCCGCTGCAATTTTTACGACGAAGCGCAGGTTGGCCTTCACCATCGCTTGGGCGGCTTCAGGATCCTTGGTTTCAAAATATTTTTTCGCCAATGCGGTTTCTTCTTCTTTAGTTAAAACCTTGTAGCGGCGGATTTCATTTAAATACATTACCAGTGGATCGGCAGATGTCAGAGCTTTCGAAGAATCACTGACAACGACATTCTTTGGAATGACGATCTCTTCGGGGATATCTTCTTCCACACTCGGTACGGCATAAGCTTTATCGGCTTCGACAGGGCTCAGCTCATCATGGACGTCGTGAGTGGCGGTCTCGTCCACAACTTCGGCAACTACCGGCTTTACTTCCACTTTATCTTTGGCGCTTTTGGACAAAGGGCGAACACCAGTGGCTTTTGCAGTCACTGTTTTTTTCTTCCCAGAATCAGTTGAAGAGGGGGTCTTCGCCTTTGTTTTTGCCATAAAAATTAAGCTAAGTATTTAGCAAGCTTCTTTTGCAAAGTCTCGGTAACTTTGCCTTTGAAAGGTGCCAGCATGAAGGGGAGGTCCACCGTGACGCTAACTGTGCTGCCATTGCCCGCAGCGGCAACAAGCACATCAGCTTTAAATTGAGAGCCATTCATTCTGCAACTCATTGCACTATCATTGAAGTCGCATTGGAGCTTTGGATCAAATTTGCGAATGTCTTGATCATTTGACAGGAACTCTTTGATTTTCGCATAGGCCTCTTGAATGGGCTGAGAGCTTTTATGATCAATAGTAAATTTAGGCATGAAGGTCCTTTCGGGCTGAGCAACCAAGTCGAGCAACCAAAATTATATCTTTTTAACCATAGCATGGCCAAGGAGATGCTGATTTTGGTCTTAGGCCTAGGAAATATGGCTGTCCTGAAATATTGAGTCGGAAAAACAACCTGTCAATGTGGGTGCAGTCGAATATTTTCGGGAAGGTAGGCCACGCGCATCAGGGGGCGGAAGGTATAAGGCTTAATTTTCAGACACATAAGGAGATGCTTTTTGACTGCATGCAGGTGAAATGACAGTATATGTGCCTGGTAGTTGTCCCTTCACACAAAAGGTTTTCCAATGAAGTTCGTAAGCCAGTTAAAAAGGTCAGAGTACTGTGGCAAATTAGGCAGTTCTCATGTTGGTCAAAAAGTAGTTTTAATGGGTTGGGTGGATGTTCGCCGTGACCACGGAAGTCTAGTGTTTATCGATTTGCGCGATCGTGAAGGGATTGTGCAAGTAGTTTTGGACCCGAATAAACCCGAAACGGCTGCCTCTAAAAATCTTCGCGGTGAATTCGTTTTGGCCGTGGAAGGTATCGTGCGTGCACGCCCAGACGGTATGAAAAATACTAAAATTAAAACGGGTGAAATCGAGATCGAAGCAACTCGTTGCGAAATCTTGAATGAATCCGCAGTGCCGCCATTCCAAGGTGGGGACGAGAACGTTAACGAGATGTTGCGTTTGAAGTATCGCTATTTGGATTTGCGCACACCGCGTTTGCAAAATCATTTGATGACCCGCCATAAAGTGGCGCAGGTCGTTCGTCGTTTCCTGTCTGACAATGGCTTCCTGGAAGTGGAAACTCCGATTCTTTATAAATCAACACCGGAAGGCGCCCGCGACTATTTGGTTCCTTCACGCGTGAATCCAGGAACTTTCTATGCGTTGCCTCAGTCTCCGCAAACGTTGAAACAGCTTTTGATGATTGGCGGTTATGACCGTTATTTCCAAATTGCTCGTTGCTTCCGTGATGAAGACTTGCGTGCAGATCGTCAGCCAGAGTTCTCGCAAATCGATATGGAAATGTCTTTCATCGATCAAGAGGACATCATGGCGATGAATGAAAAACTTTTGCGCACTATTTGGAAAGAAATCAAAGGCATCGACGTGGGTGAAATTCCACGCATGACTTTCCAAGAAGCAATGGATCGTTACGGCAACGATAAACCTGATACGCGTTTTGGTTTGGAAATCAAAGACTTGAAATCGGTCGTAACAGGGTCGGGCTTTAAAGTTTTCGACGATGTTATCGCTCGCGGTGGTATCGTGCGCGGTATTGCTGTGCCTAAGGGCGGCGCTTATTCTCGTGGTCAGTTTGATAAATTGACTGAAGTCGCTAAGCGCGGTGGAGCGAAGGGCTTGGTTTGGATTAAGGCGGAAGCGGATGGCACATTTGCTTCTCCGGTATCTAAGTTCTTCAGCCAGGAAAAATTGGCAGAGATCTTTAAGACTGTAGGGGCTGGAACTGGCGACTGCGCGTTGATCGTTGCAGATGACTACGACATAGCTTGTGCGTCTCTATCGACTTTGCGTATGCACGTGGGCAGAGAATTGAACTTGATCGACACCAGTAAATATAAATTCCTGTGGGTCGTGGACTTCCCATTGCTTGAGTACTCTTCGGATGAAAAACGTTGGGTGGCTCGCCATCATCCGTTTACATCTCCGAAAGATGAATTCTTCGGCGATCTCTTAGGGAACAACGAAGCTGCTTATGGCAAGATCCTGGCGAAAGCTTATGACCTTGTATGTAACGGTTACGAAATGGGTGGCGGAAGTATCCGTATCTATCGCAATGAGATTCAGCAGGCGATGTTCCGTTTGTTGGGTATGAGCGAGGAAGAAACGAAACATAAATTTGGTTTCTTCTTGGAGGCTTTGAAGTATGGTACTCCTCCTCATGGTGGTATTGCTTGGGGTCTAGATCGCCTTGTGATGCTATTATGTGAAACAGAAGCCATTCGTGAAGTGATCGCCTTCCCTAAGACGGCGAAAGCTTCTGACTTGATGTCAGATTGCCCAAGCGAAGTGAATCGCGAACAACTGGCTGAAGTGGGTGTGCGCTTGAGTCCTCTGGCTGAAAAAGCTTTGGAAGATTCTAAAAAGAATTCTTAATTGAAATATTCCCAGAGGTGGTCACGATACGAATCTTGCCCACCTCTGCGGGATTAATTCCTTCGACTACCTTGCTGTCCTCACTCCGACTTCGTCGGAGTAGTTCGTTTTCAATCTTGCCCGTACCGGACTGCAAATCAAATTCATAGAGTTTATTTTTAGGAACTGTCACCTCGACCGATCCTTCGATGTTTTCTATCGTGATCGGTGCCACGTAATTTTTTGGCAGATAAATTTTGGCAACCAAAGAAGAGTCAGAAACAGAACTGCTTTCATGACCATTGATATTGATATGAACCCAGTTGCTAGCCAAAGGTTCGTGAATTTCCAGGACTAAGTTTGAAGGATCTCCACCTTGTGCGATGAAAGGACCTCGCTCGAAGCGGGGGATTTTCCCAGTCATCTCAATTTTCAGGCTGGGCCCGTCATAGGGAAGCACTTGAATATTTGTTCGACCGGAATTGATCTGCAGACTTTTAATTCCTTGAAGAAAGAATTCGGCTTTTTCCTCATAAGGCTCACCTTGAGTAAGTTTTGATGTTACGGAATTAAAAGCATCAAAGATTGATTCTGGATGATTGAACACATAGCCCATCATCAAGATTAAAGAGCCAACAAGAACCAGAAAGAGGGCCGCAAAGCCTAGAAGAAGCTTCTTCAACATAGACTTCTAATTTAACACATTGAAAATGAGTAGGAAACGTAATTGAATAAAGTAGTTAGGAGAACCTGTGCAGCGCGTACTTCCTGAAACTGACTTAGAAAAGAAATTGATGAGCATGGCCGCGGTTTTTATTGAAGAAAACCATGTTCTGGATGATTTGTATGAAATCATCGGTTCTGATTTGGTCGAGGGCAAAGAGCTGGCTCCTGACGTCAAAGAACAAGTTCTCGATGAAATCGGGGAGTACTTCTTCCGCCTGGACCTAAACTGGGGGGAAGAGATCAAAGAAGACTGTCTGGTCATCCTCGAAGACTTTTGGGGAGTGAAAAGCAAAGAAGCCGCTTTGAAAACTCTCGAGGATATCCGCACTCAAGGGCATCGTACGAAGTTCAATGTTCTTAAGAATATTGCAGTGGCAGATGAAAAAATGTCGGCCGCCTCTTTGGAAAAATTCAAACAGATTTTCAATTTTGATTTTGCCAGCGAAGAGCAAATGCAGATGACTGATGATGATCACCGTCTGCTGGCGAATTGGATGAAGAAGACAGATCGCTTCATCGGCGAATGCGGAATTTTAGCCTGGGACATCGCACGCGCAGTTCATCTGGCGCGCCTGTCCTTCATCGTCGGTTATATCGACGACAACCAAGCTTGGGCAGAAATCCTTAAACTTGCCCCTCTTGCCGAAGGAAAATTCAAAGACTGGCGCGAATTCGCCTTGAGCTTCATCATCGGTCGCACCTTCTGGGCCGGCGAAGAAGATCCTCAAATTAAAATGGTCTGCGAGCGCCTCCTCGGCCACCCCGCAAGCCCATGGCAATTCTTCCCCCTCAGCAAAGACTAAAAAGGTGCCTGCCATCTTTTTGGGTCTACAGTGCGTTAGTTGAGTATCTTCGTCTGATAAAAAAGCCCACAAAAGTTGTGGGCTTTCTCTTAGAAAATCGATTTAATTAAAGTATGAAAAGTTCTTTAATTTTAAATGCCTTAGTTTTTCTTTGTCTTTCATCCTCTACTGCTTTTGCTATAGAAAGTGGAC belongs to Bdellovibrio svalbardensis and includes:
- a CDS encoding DUF1266 domain-containing protein codes for the protein MQRVLPETDLEKKLMSMAAVFIEENHVLDDLYEIIGSDLVEGKELAPDVKEQVLDEIGEYFFRLDLNWGEEIKEDCLVILEDFWGVKSKEAALKTLEDIRTQGHRTKFNVLKNIAVADEKMSAASLEKFKQIFNFDFASEEQMQMTDDDHRLLANWMKKTDRFIGECGILAWDIARAVHLARLSFIVGYIDDNQAWAEILKLAPLAEGKFKDWREFALSFIIGRTFWAGEEDPQIKMVCERLLGHPASPWQFFPLSKD
- a CDS encoding sigma-70 family RNA polymerase sigma factor, translating into MAKTKAKTPSSTDSGKKKTVTAKATGVRPLSKSAKDKVEVKPVVAEVVDETATHDVHDELSPVEADKAYAVPSVEEDIPEEIVIPKNVVVSDSSKALTSADPLVMYLNEIRRYKVLTKEEETALAKKYFETKDPEAAQAMVKANLRFVVKIAAEYSKFGAKMIDLIQEGNVGLMHAVREFNPYKGARLITYAVWWIRGYIQEYLMRQYSMVRIGTTQNQRKLFYQLQKEKEALDAMGIEPSLALISDRLGIPEDEVRDMAMRMSGRDVSLDRPVDDESGTSLGEMQKDFSDQPLDEQLARQEQLAILKEKLEEIRPELSEREKIILDERILNDEPLTLQEIGEKHGITREAVRQMEARVLKKIKTKMES
- a CDS encoding polyhydroxyalkanoic acid system family protein, whose protein sequence is MPKFTIDHKSSQPIQEAYAKIKEFLSNDQDIRKFDPKLQCDFNDSAMSCRMNGSQFKADVLVAAAGNGSTVSVTVDLPFMLAPFKGKVTETLQKKLAKYLA
- a CDS encoding DUF4097 family beta strand repeat-containing protein; amino-acid sequence: MLKKLLLGFAALFLVLVGSLILMMGYVFNHPESIFDAFNSVTSKLTQGEPYEEKAEFFLQGIKSLQINSGRTNIQVLPYDGPSLKIEMTGKIPRFERGPFIAQGGDPSNLVLEIHEPLASNWVHININGHESSSVSDSSLVAKIYLPKNYVAPITIENIEGSVEVTVPKNKLYEFDLQSGTGKIENELLRRSRSEDSKVVEGINPAEVGKIRIVTTSGNISIKNSF
- the aspS gene encoding aspartate--tRNA ligase: MKFVSQLKRSEYCGKLGSSHVGQKVVLMGWVDVRRDHGSLVFIDLRDREGIVQVVLDPNKPETAASKNLRGEFVLAVEGIVRARPDGMKNTKIKTGEIEIEATRCEILNESAVPPFQGGDENVNEMLRLKYRYLDLRTPRLQNHLMTRHKVAQVVRRFLSDNGFLEVETPILYKSTPEGARDYLVPSRVNPGTFYALPQSPQTLKQLLMIGGYDRYFQIARCFRDEDLRADRQPEFSQIDMEMSFIDQEDIMAMNEKLLRTIWKEIKGIDVGEIPRMTFQEAMDRYGNDKPDTRFGLEIKDLKSVVTGSGFKVFDDVIARGGIVRGIAVPKGGAYSRGQFDKLTEVAKRGGAKGLVWIKAEADGTFASPVSKFFSQEKLAEIFKTVGAGTGDCALIVADDYDIACASLSTLRMHVGRELNLIDTSKYKFLWVVDFPLLEYSSDEKRWVARHHPFTSPKDEFFGDLLGNNEAAYGKILAKAYDLVCNGYEMGGGSIRIYRNEIQQAMFRLLGMSEEETKHKFGFFLEALKYGTPPHGGIAWGLDRLVMLLCETEAIREVIAFPKTAKASDLMSDCPSEVNREQLAEVGVRLSPLAEKALEDSKKNS